In one Symbiobacterium terraclitae genomic region, the following are encoded:
- a CDS encoding Hsp70 family protein, producing MSSVLGVDLGTTNTSASLVTGGREPLPIPLGGTRDPYIMRSAALKLPDGRWLAGDAARDYVNRHPEMAKRLLTAFKPLLMLPERGQTRWQAEVVAGELRDDPKEKGTIRVGGGTRYVLRTESLTSSLCPPGMTLADVRQATREMLHAVHLKVREAQPRLVLDHLVIGIPVGFPDLAKAKVIEAAVDAGLVRDRGRVTLFPEPVAVGLAYGIEFRTPKRVLVFDHGGGTLDMTILDISGDPAGGDFHYQVLAQVGHDRAGRYYDRLLLARVIDMAGSKGKEALRYLGVQDPMAIAVPGYLDEAERVKEALFSGSTRARSRPVQYAHVFGDVSLRQEVTEETMAEVLRGELEAVRAKVEQLVAQAEVNAALVRGRGQAGVEEILLAGGSARLPFFRTLLEEMFPGVPIDDRYAGTRTTTAGFARAVQYRGFIGRLTDTEYRIFVPDEWRSRTVLPIGTPLSEATAERQQGRRRGLYLRAEHERATVLLFSVINEREQLQLQAVVEGIDPGDKVQVFVTVDPVSGQPSVRAVSAGTGLPLPVRTVDPYGPEGVPLLEKGQIIRFCRNQIRNHPSRDTGCIDTIVCIADGRPRDLAVGEMTRFRLALHHPSGALPQVRAAACDIEVYEVELPRPGQSVVLDRLSDRDFKPLPGGELYPFSCVPAPVDEEQPASAPAAAALQRRREEVLAEQPTAAEPAAEQAAERSGRRRVGARLLELLRGEARRSGS from the coding sequence ATGAGCAGCGTCCTCGGTGTTGACCTGGGTACCACAAACACGTCGGCCTCGCTGGTGACAGGAGGTCGGGAGCCCTTGCCGATCCCCCTGGGGGGCACGAGAGACCCGTACATCATGCGGTCTGCAGCGCTGAAGCTCCCCGACGGCCGGTGGCTGGCCGGCGATGCGGCCAGGGACTACGTGAACCGGCATCCCGAGATGGCGAAGCGCCTGCTCACTGCCTTCAAGCCCCTCCTGATGCTGCCCGAGCGGGGACAGACCCGCTGGCAGGCCGAGGTGGTCGCGGGCGAGCTCCGGGACGATCCCAAGGAGAAGGGGACGATCCGCGTGGGTGGCGGCACCCGGTACGTGCTCCGCACCGAGTCCCTGACGTCGTCGCTTTGCCCGCCCGGGATGACGCTGGCCGACGTGCGCCAGGCCACCCGGGAGATGCTGCACGCCGTCCACCTGAAGGTGCGGGAGGCGCAGCCCCGGCTGGTGCTGGACCACCTGGTGATCGGGATCCCAGTGGGCTTCCCTGACCTGGCGAAGGCGAAGGTCATCGAGGCGGCGGTGGACGCGGGCCTGGTACGGGACCGGGGGCGGGTGACGCTCTTCCCGGAGCCCGTGGCCGTGGGTCTGGCCTACGGCATCGAGTTCCGCACGCCGAAGCGGGTGCTGGTCTTCGACCACGGCGGCGGCACGCTGGACATGACCATCCTCGACATCTCGGGCGACCCGGCCGGCGGCGACTTCCACTACCAGGTGCTGGCGCAGGTGGGCCACGACCGGGCCGGCCGCTACTACGACCGGTTGCTGCTCGCGCGGGTGATCGACATGGCGGGCAGCAAGGGAAAAGAGGCCCTGCGCTACCTCGGGGTGCAGGACCCGATGGCCATCGCCGTCCCCGGATACCTGGATGAGGCGGAGCGGGTGAAGGAGGCGCTGTTCTCGGGCAGTACGCGCGCCCGGAGCCGTCCCGTGCAGTACGCGCACGTATTCGGCGACGTCAGCCTCCGGCAGGAGGTGACCGAGGAGACAATGGCCGAAGTGCTCCGGGGCGAACTGGAGGCGGTGCGCGCCAAGGTGGAGCAGCTCGTGGCGCAGGCAGAGGTGAACGCGGCGCTCGTGCGGGGACGCGGTCAGGCCGGTGTGGAGGAGATCCTGCTGGCCGGGGGTTCCGCCCGGTTGCCCTTCTTCCGCACCCTCCTGGAGGAGATGTTCCCTGGCGTGCCCATCGACGATCGCTACGCGGGCACCCGCACCACGACCGCCGGCTTCGCGCGGGCGGTGCAGTACCGGGGGTTCATCGGCCGGCTTACCGACACCGAGTACCGCATCTTCGTCCCAGACGAGTGGCGGAGCCGTACCGTACTGCCCATCGGCACACCGCTGTCTGAGGCGACCGCAGAACGGCAGCAGGGGCGTCGGCGGGGTCTCTACCTGCGTGCGGAGCATGAGAGGGCCACCGTCCTGCTCTTCAGCGTCATCAACGAGCGGGAGCAGCTGCAGCTCCAGGCGGTGGTGGAGGGGATTGACCCCGGTGACAAAGTGCAGGTCTTCGTTACCGTTGACCCCGTGTCGGGGCAGCCGTCGGTCCGGGCGGTCTCGGCGGGCACCGGGCTGCCCCTGCCCGTCCGGACTGTCGACCCGTACGGCCCCGAGGGCGTGCCCCTGCTGGAGAAGGGGCAGATCATCCGGTTCTGCCGCAACCAGATCCGCAACCACCCGTCCCGCGACACGGGGTGCATCGACACGATCGTCTGCATCGCAGACGGGAGGCCGCGGGACCTGGCAGTGGGTGAGATGACTCGGTTCCGCCTCGCCTTGCACCACCCGAGCGGTGCGCTGCCGCAGGTGCGCGCCGCGGCTTGCGACATCGAGGTGTACGAGGTGGAACTGCCCCGCCCGGGCCAGTCGGTTGTACTCGACCGCCTTTCGGATCGCGATTTCAAGCCTCTTCCGGGGGGCGAGCTCTACCCGTTCTCCTGTGTTCCCGCCCCCGTGGACGAGGAGCAGCCGGCATCTGCACCGGCCGCAGCGGCTCTGCAGCGGAGGCGGGAGGAGGTCCTGGCCGAGCAGCCTACCGCGGCCGAGCCCGCGGCCGAGCAGGCGGCGGAGCGCTCCGGGCGGCGACGGGTCGGGGCGCGGTTGCTGGAGTTGCTGCGGGGCGAGGCGCGCCGCTCCGGAAGCTAG
- a CDS encoding copper amine oxidase N-terminal domain-containing protein, whose product MRRLLAWLVVLSVLLVPALAMAETPIRLVVDGAEVQTDVAPVIEEGRTLVPLRAVTEALGFEVSWDGPSQTATLTKGKTTIMLIVDKSDALVNGEPVKLDVAPTIRSDRMLVPVRFVAETVGLEVAWDEANRTVVITSNEPVVDPAALALLQQVKEGGSRRITGDLDITVATVLGPMVMEMSTEAYEAGPEESLFYNTVRVEGEEQTMGSAVHQGQFWIQDETRTWAAMSLEEIGVADPLSNPTSLANLNPEDLMGASVTLSQQAYEGTEMQVVTLSVDVAALNDFLGGQDMMLTEGRFEVNYWFHADNTLHHADFFLEAATNDLGVLGMTMTGTLYFEPWDQPIPFPAEITGAGE is encoded by the coding sequence GTGCGTCGTCTCCTGGCTTGGTTGGTCGTGCTGTCGGTGCTGCTGGTTCCCGCCCTCGCCATGGCGGAGACTCCCATCCGCCTGGTGGTGGACGGTGCGGAGGTCCAGACCGATGTGGCTCCCGTGATCGAGGAGGGCAGGACCCTGGTTCCCCTGCGGGCGGTGACCGAGGCGCTGGGCTTTGAGGTGTCGTGGGACGGCCCCAGCCAGACCGCCACCCTGACCAAGGGCAAAACGACGATCATGCTGATCGTCGACAAGTCGGATGCGCTGGTGAATGGCGAACCGGTCAAGCTGGACGTGGCCCCCACGATTCGGTCTGACCGCATGCTGGTTCCGGTCCGCTTCGTCGCCGAGACGGTTGGTCTCGAAGTCGCCTGGGACGAGGCGAACCGGACGGTCGTGATCACGTCGAACGAGCCGGTCGTCGATCCGGCAGCCCTCGCCCTGCTGCAGCAGGTGAAGGAGGGCGGGAGCCGGCGGATCACGGGCGACCTCGATATTACCGTCGCAACCGTGCTGGGCCCCATGGTCATGGAGATGAGCACTGAGGCGTACGAGGCGGGGCCTGAGGAGTCGCTCTTCTACAACACGGTCCGGGTGGAAGGTGAGGAGCAGACCATGGGTTCCGCCGTCCACCAGGGTCAGTTCTGGATACAGGACGAGACGCGGACATGGGCCGCCATGTCACTGGAGGAGATCGGTGTCGCCGATCCCCTCAGCAACCCGACGAGCCTCGCGAACCTGAACCCCGAGGATCTGATGGGTGCCAGCGTCACGCTGTCGCAGCAGGCCTATGAGGGAACCGAGATGCAGGTTGTGACCCTGAGTGTGGACGTGGCCGCGTTGAACGACTTCTTGGGCGGGCAGGATATGATGCTCACCGAAGGCCGCTTCGAGGTCAACTACTGGTTCCACGCCGACAACACCCTGCACCACGCCGACTTCTTCCTGGAAGCGGCCACGAATGACTTGGGTGTGCTCGGCATGACCATGACGGGTACCCTGTACTTCGAGCCGTGGGACCAGCCGATCCCGTTCCCGGCCGAGATCACCGGCGCCGGCGAGTAG
- a CDS encoding copper amine oxidase N-terminal domain-containing protein: MNWGRSRPASRLVWLMLVVLLLQTPVIVGAAAETELEIAEYPAENYEPGPGWPEGWSPPPAPQGMSERMKAEVERVLREHPDKYDRYDWWVWDPLPAWTQDYPWYWEEDWMGCGTTMHVYAYPVPDTLLISRVFGRTYVVGRLHLKPCRYEPMQFITQARELSEAEKLAEGRVIEYQYWMDKSHPGLGRDDGSESNGSPDYIYVYLNQGDAGKRFDTPAYLDTTVNRVRVPIRFISEMMGAAVSWDEAGRRVTIHFPAVTRNVMKVIPAAGYDYPDLFDPETDFPNGYRFLLEERTVSTPERTIVLTIDQPVAVVDGQEVPLDAPPVIRNDRTMVPVRFIAEQMGAKVYWVGSEPIFRLDDGRLSGTYQVHIFTPFFPLYEYPSWYLENRAVRY, encoded by the coding sequence ATGAACTGGGGACGCTCACGGCCAGCCTCGCGGCTGGTCTGGCTGATGCTGGTGGTACTGCTGCTGCAGACGCCGGTGATTGTGGGGGCGGCGGCAGAGACGGAGTTGGAAATCGCGGAGTACCCGGCCGAGAACTACGAACCCGGCCCGGGCTGGCCGGAGGGCTGGTCGCCGCCGCCCGCTCCGCAGGGGATGTCGGAGCGGATGAAGGCCGAGGTGGAGCGGGTGCTCCGGGAGCACCCAGACAAGTACGACCGGTACGATTGGTGGGTCTGGGACCCGCTGCCCGCCTGGACGCAGGATTACCCGTGGTACTGGGAGGAGGACTGGATGGGCTGTGGGACGACGATGCACGTCTACGCCTATCCGGTACCCGACACACTGCTCATTAGCCGAGTCTTCGGCCGCACGTACGTCGTAGGACGCTTGCACCTAAAACCGTGTCGGTATGAGCCCATGCAGTTTATTACCCAGGCCCGGGAGCTGAGTGAAGCGGAGAAGTTGGCTGAGGGGAGGGTAATCGAGTACCAATACTGGATGGACAAGTCCCACCCTGGGTTGGGGCGGGACGACGGCAGCGAGAGCAACGGGAGCCCCGACTACATCTACGTCTACCTCAACCAGGGCGACGCGGGGAAGCGCTTTGACACGCCCGCCTATCTGGACACCACGGTGAACCGGGTACGAGTACCAATTCGCTTCATTAGCGAGATGATGGGTGCCGCGGTTTCGTGGGACGAGGCCGGCAGGCGGGTGACCATCCACTTTCCGGCCGTCACCCGCAACGTGATGAAGGTGATCCCGGCAGCAGGGTACGACTACCCCGATCTGTTTGATCCGGAAACGGACTTCCCCAACGGGTACCGGTTCCTGCTGGAGGAGCGCACGGTGAGCACCCCGGAGCGAACGATCGTGCTGACCATTGACCAGCCGGTGGCGGTGGTGGACGGCCAGGAGGTGCCCCTGGACGCCCCGCCTGTAATTCGGAACGACCGGACGATGGTGCCGGTCCGGTTCATTGCCGAGCAGATGGGTGCGAAGGTCTACTGGGTGGGCTCCGAGCCGATCTTCCGCCTCGACGACGGCCGGTTGTCCGGTACCTATCAGGTCCACATCTTTACACCGTTCTTCCCCCTGTATGAGTACCCCAGCTGGTACCTGGAGAACCGGGCTGTGCGGTACTAG
- a CDS encoding Wadjet anti-phage system protein JetD domain-containing protein — MSRDERMILDLLLDRYERSRHYREPGASRRAVFLRFDRATLPDYWDERRGERRLELNQAVRNLAREGLIELRLSRYSREEVERVDLVLERLDEAYRRAGRTPRRAREAQLAAVAEAWAERWAESGDWRHTFAARVAGAVHAGEPLPARLTPDDGPLLGELCRVLNKLGPAGLADEEPRRLFSQRVLGNSKRLEAIQGRLLRVLREFCPEPLPEDDREALAELGIVENPQHVLVAGPLVIGGLDIGSTGSDVGLSAPFVKRCTVTAVEADRVITVENLTSFHQLVSVLPPRTVAVYLGGYPGPLRRRFLEKLSAVRPLAFSHWGDIDLGGFRIFVHLRGHTGLPIAPLLMDVETYRQYRSAGMPFDERYGRRLAALLDQPAYAPFWPVIRAMLADGLRVEQEAIPAEMVGGP; from the coding sequence GTGAGCCGGGATGAGCGGATGATCCTCGACCTCCTGCTGGACCGGTACGAGCGGAGCCGGCACTACCGGGAGCCGGGTGCGTCCCGGCGGGCGGTCTTCCTCCGGTTCGACCGCGCGACCCTGCCCGACTACTGGGATGAGCGGCGCGGCGAACGGCGGCTGGAGCTGAACCAGGCGGTGCGGAATCTGGCCCGGGAAGGGTTGATCGAGCTGCGGCTCTCGCGCTACAGCCGGGAAGAGGTCGAGCGGGTGGACCTGGTCCTGGAGCGGCTGGACGAGGCCTATCGCCGGGCCGGCCGCACCCCGCGGCGCGCCCGCGAGGCGCAGCTCGCCGCGGTGGCGGAGGCGTGGGCGGAGCGCTGGGCCGAGAGCGGCGACTGGCGGCACACCTTCGCCGCCCGGGTGGCAGGCGCGGTGCACGCCGGTGAGCCCCTTCCGGCCCGCCTCACCCCGGACGACGGTCCACTGCTGGGAGAGCTCTGCCGCGTGCTGAACAAGCTGGGCCCCGCGGGGCTCGCGGACGAAGAGCCCCGCCGGCTCTTCAGCCAGCGGGTGCTGGGCAACAGCAAACGGCTGGAGGCTATCCAGGGTCGCCTGCTGCGGGTCCTGCGGGAGTTCTGCCCGGAGCCCTTGCCTGAGGACGATCGGGAGGCTCTGGCGGAGCTGGGCATCGTGGAGAACCCGCAGCACGTGCTGGTGGCCGGCCCGCTGGTGATCGGGGGGCTGGACATCGGCTCCACGGGCAGCGACGTCGGGCTCTCGGCGCCCTTTGTAAAGCGCTGCACCGTGACGGCGGTGGAGGCCGACCGGGTGATCACGGTGGAGAACCTGACCTCCTTCCACCAGCTGGTCTCGGTCCTCCCCCCTCGCACGGTGGCCGTCTATCTGGGGGGCTACCCCGGGCCCCTGCGCCGCCGTTTCCTGGAGAAGCTTTCCGCCGTCCGGCCCCTGGCGTTCAGCCACTGGGGCGACATCGACCTGGGAGGCTTCCGCATCTTCGTCCACCTGCGGGGGCACACCGGCCTGCCCATTGCGCCTCTGCTGATGGACGTGGAGACATACCGGCAGTACAGGAGCGCCGGGATGCCCTTCGACGAGAGGTACGGCCGCCGCTTGGCGGCGCTGCTGGATCAGCCGGCGTATGCGCCGTTCTGGCCGGTGATCCGCGCGATGCTGGCCGACGGGCTGCGCGTGGAGCAGGAAGCGATCCCCGCGGAGATGGTCGGCGGACCCTGA
- a CDS encoding ATP-binding protein, producing MKWLTAIKLVNWHYFVNETIRLHGSTLLTGDNGSGKSTILDALQFALIADQRRVRFNISAHDETNRDLKGYLRCRTGRDDPDGGDGEGYLRGGDFTSYVALEFHDTARDDHFQLGFVVDVFAGEPDTPQFFRINGPLDESLFLEGDRPLSAAAFKASLRARRAGEVFPSASAYRTALKAQLGHLDDRFFTLLVKALAFHPITDIRRFVYDYVLDEREVKIDAMLENFRQYRHYDHLAAQTKEKIARLEQIAARFKEKSDLEATATIQQYVILRAQREQVQEELDRLRRQEAHERQILSAARAEKEKAAAALERLEAELRELYDARARDDAYQALQAIDRALADLSREAADLQREGQALARDARAVAACLEKALRLAETQSAALALEDEAPLAALADSARRLDPLIRGDLTAPPADLSRLEPALDALRSQISLREYRLRDQQRALQAEKRELEEALSALRQKRRQYPAAVEALRAAISEELDGLEARVLCELLEIPDERWQNAVEGYLNTQRFDLFVPPEAFDAALAVYERTKVERKIQSVGLVNSEALLRSGPTRLPGSLAEEVETADPAARAYVDRLLGRVMKCENEQELKRHAVAITPTCMTYRNHTARQIEFHVYAVPYIGSRAIARQIELKQQRLGEVLQQLEQVDRDLKVCAEFHRLLDSRMAASFPERWQRVTRLPALREAIAAKEEERRQIDVGALNALQRQIASKEESRALLRDKEKKAIQDETAARERLQRVSDDLRQAEARWRERHEELERFVAVHPAAAEQGAARYMEATRNRANAAIVQNYTYNRQGLLTQAERLGQELYRLRLDYNNRYQFGGAPDAADNAAYDRELRKLAESELVLYEEKIAEARAAAEQEFKEHFVFRLQENIRLARQEFDNLNRVLREIPFGQDRYQFTCTPDHTHRAFYDMIMDDFAVEGPGLFSLYFQEKYGDTLNELFRLILDVPEEKQLENIRRYTDYRTYLEYDIKIHHENGETSSFSKVARAKSGGETQTPYYVAIVASFLQLYRPRQNPHTVRLMLFDEAFNRMDPDRAEQTLEFIRRLGLQVLAAAPTDKCEIITPHVETTLLVMRDGHRAWIEDYHQVLAASGEEGGDGR from the coding sequence TTGAAGTGGCTGACGGCGATCAAGCTGGTTAACTGGCATTACTTCGTCAACGAGACGATCCGGCTGCACGGCTCCACCCTCCTCACCGGCGACAACGGCTCCGGCAAGTCCACCATCCTCGACGCGCTCCAGTTCGCCCTCATCGCCGACCAGCGGCGGGTCCGCTTCAACATCTCCGCCCACGACGAGACCAACCGCGACCTGAAGGGATACCTGCGCTGCCGCACCGGGCGCGACGACCCCGACGGAGGCGACGGCGAGGGCTACCTGAGGGGCGGGGACTTCACCAGCTACGTCGCGCTGGAATTCCACGACACCGCGCGCGACGACCACTTCCAGCTCGGCTTCGTGGTGGACGTCTTCGCGGGCGAGCCGGACACGCCGCAGTTCTTCCGCATCAACGGGCCGCTGGACGAGAGCCTCTTCCTGGAGGGCGACCGGCCGCTCAGCGCCGCAGCCTTCAAGGCCTCCTTGCGGGCGCGCAGGGCCGGCGAGGTCTTCCCCTCGGCGTCGGCCTACCGCACGGCGCTGAAGGCGCAGCTAGGCCACCTGGACGACCGGTTCTTCACCCTGCTGGTGAAGGCGCTGGCCTTCCACCCGATCACCGACATCCGGCGGTTCGTCTACGACTACGTGCTTGACGAGCGCGAGGTCAAGATCGACGCCATGCTGGAGAACTTCCGGCAGTACCGGCACTATGACCATCTGGCCGCCCAGACCAAGGAGAAGATCGCCCGGCTGGAGCAGATCGCAGCCCGGTTCAAGGAGAAGAGCGATCTGGAGGCCACCGCGACCATTCAGCAATACGTCATTCTCCGGGCCCAGCGTGAGCAGGTGCAGGAGGAGCTCGACCGGCTGCGGCGGCAGGAGGCGCACGAGCGGCAGATCCTGTCCGCCGCCCGGGCCGAGAAGGAAAAGGCGGCCGCGGCGCTGGAACGGCTGGAGGCCGAGCTGCGGGAGCTCTACGACGCCCGGGCCCGGGACGACGCCTACCAGGCCCTGCAGGCCATCGACCGGGCGCTGGCCGACCTCAGCCGCGAGGCTGCCGACCTGCAGCGTGAGGGGCAGGCGCTGGCCCGGGATGCCCGTGCGGTGGCTGCGTGCCTGGAGAAGGCCCTGAGGCTCGCAGAAACCCAGTCTGCCGCCCTGGCCCTGGAGGACGAGGCCCCGCTGGCGGCGCTGGCCGACAGCGCCCGCCGGCTCGATCCGCTCATCCGGGGAGACCTCACCGCCCCTCCGGCCGACCTGTCCCGGCTGGAACCCGCCCTCGATGCGCTGCGGAGCCAGATATCCCTCCGGGAGTACCGCCTGAGGGACCAGCAGCGCGCGCTGCAGGCGGAGAAGCGGGAGCTGGAGGAGGCCCTCTCCGCCCTGCGGCAGAAGCGGCGCCAGTACCCCGCGGCGGTGGAAGCGCTGCGCGCCGCCATTTCCGAGGAGCTGGACGGCCTGGAGGCCCGGGTGCTCTGCGAGCTGCTGGAGATTCCCGACGAGCGCTGGCAGAACGCCGTGGAAGGCTACCTGAACACGCAGCGGTTCGACCTCTTCGTACCGCCCGAGGCGTTCGACGCCGCCCTGGCGGTCTACGAGCGCACCAAGGTGGAGCGGAAGATCCAGAGCGTCGGGCTCGTCAACAGCGAGGCCCTGCTCCGGTCCGGGCCCACCAGGCTGCCCGGCTCCCTGGCGGAGGAGGTGGAGACGGCAGACCCGGCCGCCCGGGCCTACGTCGACCGGCTGCTGGGGCGGGTGATGAAGTGTGAGAACGAGCAGGAGCTGAAGCGGCACGCGGTGGCCATCACCCCCACCTGCATGACCTACCGGAACCACACCGCCCGGCAGATCGAGTTCCACGTCTACGCCGTGCCCTACATCGGCTCCCGCGCCATCGCCCGGCAGATCGAGCTGAAGCAGCAGCGGCTGGGCGAGGTGCTGCAGCAGCTGGAGCAGGTGGACCGGGACCTGAAGGTCTGCGCGGAGTTCCACCGGCTGCTGGATTCGCGCATGGCCGCCTCGTTCCCCGAGCGCTGGCAGCGGGTCACCCGCCTGCCGGCGCTGCGGGAAGCCATCGCCGCCAAGGAGGAGGAGCGGCGGCAGATCGACGTGGGGGCGCTGAACGCGCTCCAGCGGCAGATCGCAAGCAAGGAGGAAAGCCGGGCGCTGCTCCGGGACAAGGAGAAGAAAGCAATTCAGGACGAGACGGCTGCTCGCGAGCGCCTGCAGCGGGTGTCCGACGACCTGCGCCAGGCGGAGGCGCGCTGGCGCGAGCGGCACGAGGAGCTGGAGCGCTTCGTGGCCGTCCACCCGGCCGCCGCGGAGCAGGGTGCGGCCCGGTACATGGAGGCGACCCGCAACCGCGCCAACGCGGCCATCGTCCAGAACTACACCTACAACCGGCAGGGCCTCCTCACCCAGGCCGAAAGGCTCGGTCAGGAGCTCTACCGGCTGCGCCTGGACTACAACAACCGCTACCAGTTCGGCGGCGCCCCCGACGCCGCCGACAATGCGGCGTACGACCGGGAGCTGCGCAAGCTGGCGGAGAGCGAGCTCGTCCTGTACGAGGAGAAGATCGCCGAGGCCCGCGCGGCGGCGGAGCAGGAGTTCAAGGAGCACTTCGTCTTCCGGCTCCAGGAGAACATCCGCCTGGCCAGGCAGGAGTTCGACAACCTGAACCGGGTGCTCAGGGAGATCCCCTTCGGCCAGGACCGCTACCAGTTCACGTGCACGCCCGACCACACGCACCGCGCCTTCTACGACATGATCATGGACGACTTCGCGGTGGAGGGGCCCGGCCTCTTCTCCCTCTACTTCCAGGAGAAGTACGGCGACACGCTGAACGAGCTGTTCCGCCTCATCCTTGACGTGCCCGAGGAGAAGCAACTGGAGAATATCCGCCGCTACACCGACTACCGCACCTACCTGGAATACGACATCAAGATCCATCACGAGAACGGCGAGACCTCGTCTTTCAGCAAGGTGGCCCGGGCCAAGTCCGGCGGCGAGACGCAGACGCCGTACTACGTGGCCATCGTCGCCTCCTTCCTGCAGCTTTACCGCCCGCGCCAGAACCCCCACACGGTGCGCCTGATGCTCTTTGACGAGGCCTTCAACCGCATGGACCCCGACCGGGCGGAGCAGACGCTGGAGTTCATCCGCCGCCTGGGCCTGCAGGTGCTGGCGGCCGCGCCCACCGACAAGTGCGAGATCATCACCCCGCACGTGGAGACCACCCTCCTGGTGATGCGGGACGGCCACCGGGCCTGGATCGAAGACTACCACCAGGTGCTGGCCGCCTCCGGCGAAGAGGGGGGTGACGGCCGGTGA
- a CDS encoding DUF4194 domain-containing protein, whose product MDWVQQYQLLSQREREEFARIVNRLLTTTFLVKGQEASRRDFYFVERNEPVIAGYLGLMGWSLVVDRTYGVVQAINRQGGSRLSLRMMESVLLLLLRLLYEERRKQLTITDEVVCRVQDLHDKALTLRIRERGVIEKKHLRDAFALFRRYSLVELIDEDITDPACRFKLFPSILFAVRAEGLQEIQDRLEAYGGGGEELEVADGDQAG is encoded by the coding sequence ATGGATTGGGTCCAGCAATACCAACTGCTCAGTCAGCGTGAGCGGGAGGAGTTCGCCCGCATCGTCAACCGCCTGCTCACCACCACGTTCCTGGTGAAGGGCCAGGAGGCCAGCCGGCGCGACTTCTACTTCGTGGAGCGCAACGAGCCGGTGATCGCCGGCTACCTGGGCCTCATGGGCTGGAGCCTGGTGGTGGACCGCACCTACGGCGTGGTGCAGGCCATCAACCGGCAGGGCGGCAGCCGGCTCTCCCTGCGGATGATGGAGTCGGTCCTCCTCCTGCTCCTCAGGCTGCTCTACGAGGAGCGGCGCAAGCAGCTCACCATCACCGACGAGGTGGTCTGCCGGGTGCAGGACCTGCACGACAAGGCCCTGACCCTCCGCATCCGCGAGCGGGGCGTCATCGAGAAAAAGCACCTGCGCGATGCATTCGCCCTCTTCCGGCGGTACTCGCTGGTCGAGCTGATCGACGAGGACATCACAGACCCGGCCTGCCGGTTCAAGCTCTTCCCCTCCATCCTCTTCGCCGTGCGGGCGGAGGGGCTGCAGGAGATCCAGGACCGGCTGGAGGCCTACGGCGGAGGAGGTGAGGAGCTTGAAGTGGCTGACGGCGATCAAGCTGGTTAA